In Cololabis saira isolate AMF1-May2022 chromosome 14, fColSai1.1, whole genome shotgun sequence, a single genomic region encodes these proteins:
- the pom121 gene encoding nuclear envelope pore membrane protein POM 121: WDTVVPRRRAVAMSPREKHLALLSVLALLTVAFYYIPSFLYATLILGFCGFACYYRSGEPLPARLGRNPRRFLSVPAALRRWLADFGASGLSVTARGKARFSSSSRRRADLQETEGHFRQRPGESGFYRREALARDSFMFSPRDFLMGSYIVKPDSPGRPRRNPREQLREKLSRPNYAVHTPNRRLSFHGETPGTPGRFTITPQRHYPLQQPGVSSVGVLPPTSWDGFRKKSILSPRNFPAALSPVTVKIARPDHSSPRMDHLSCAEVTRTPADPCSKESVLRVLKESRKRDVEDEDRSFTTEQKSKRRRNDSGGSAHSAFESLLPNGAPSQLIPKPGSLKRGMTSAAEDSIMKRSRTSSISSGTALHASRGSSGTRRNAIQSSYSSSMGLSQGRKTSAPSSALSSPGSSRSQTPEGVSKRPREEDTQSPSSASSVKSDHNTSDRIHTTSNLTPIPKVPVTTSTNSAGSGGKRKRKIQLVSSHRDDQITLPPPPELGYTVTAKDLDEEKKAAISKIQKVLETPAPEPEKAAAPPAATSTQPPSSTSSTTTTLSSLLAAPLSTMSSTNIPVINLDSSPAPKVSTAPAISNPLLEALKMKTITPASSISAASTITVSVSATPVPAGSLNLKGSSAAPQLAPTSQSSPGGVGGPSAFSQLLSQVSKAPTSAPAPVATLFGLSSQVSSPSSSLASPQVTATLTPVTAAAAAAPASSSGPVSNTNPLLASGFKPIFPATTTSSPATSSSEIKASIQNFKPIFGDATATAAAAFAQPTSLTTASTASTTPASSTPSMFGVSTSSTTAAPPPYPGFNTSGSLAAAAAGSITTAQPAATMAVKTLFGNWSKPSTTSSSAASVQPLNTGSTFSFGAATTGTTAAAPAAPAVATTASTQGAFTFGATQPNPQASTQKVFSFGQTAPTQNTTTASFGGFAMATTASTAAATSAPQSTFAFGKPAFDAAAAAAAPPSFAPPPSFGSTAAQPKPFTFGNSGSSAPASSNPAPAPAPAPFTFGAAATTTATTFGTPAKPTFGASSTGFAFGATQAPSAPPSFGAATQTQSSSSSTFTFGGAAPQPAPAGPAQPATGGFNFAPSMPCPQFGTPVSNPPAPQMGSFNFGAAATDKPAFGTSTPSFGQSAAAAPIPFGSPGTPVQGFNPPVQQFGTPATPSFSIGAGSRPSGARQRLQARRQHNRKK; this comes from the exons TGGGACACTGTAGTCCCGCGGCGGCGCGCTGTCGCCATGTCACCTAGAGAGAAACATTTAGCGCTGCTCTCCGTTTTAGCCCTCCTGACTGTCGCCTTTTATTATATCCCCTCTTTCCTTTATGCAACTTTAATCCTAGGCTTTTGTGGTTTTGCGTGTTATTATCGCAGCGGGGAACCTCTTCCCGCCAGGTTAGGCCGGAATCCGCGGCGTTTCCTGAGCGTTCCGGCCGCGCTCCGGCGCTGGTTGGCGGACTTTGGGGCGAGCGGGCTGTCGGTGACCGCCCGGGGGAAAGCGaggttcagcagcagcagcagaagaagagcagacctgcaggagacagagggacaCTTCAGACAGAGACCCGGGGAAAGCGGGTTTTATCGCAGGGAGGCTTTAGCCCGGGACTCGTTTATGTTCAGCCCCCGGGATTTCCTCATGGGGAGTTACATCGTGAAGCCCGACAGCCCCGGGAGGCCCCGGAGGAACCCCCGGGAGCAGCTGCGGGAGAAGCTGTCCAGACCCAATTATGCAGTCCACACTCCCAACAGGAGGCTTTCCTTCCATGG GGAGACACCGGGTACACCGGGCAGGTTCACCATCACCCCACAGCGTCACTACCCCCTGCAGCAGCCAGGTGTTTCATCAGTGGGAGTCCTCCCTCCTACGAGTTGGGACGGCTTCAGAAAGAAAAGCATCTTGAGCCCTCGTAATTTCCCGGCTGCCCTCAGTCCAGTCACTGTGAAGATTGCCAGACCCGACCACAGCAGCCCCAG AATGGATCATCTGAGCTGTGCTGAGGTCACCAGGACCCCTGCAGACCCCTGCTCCAAAGAGAGTGTCCTCAGGGTGTTGAAGGAAAGCCGTAAGAGGGATGTGGAGGATGAGGACAGGAGCTTCACAACAGAACAGAAAAGCAAAAGAAG GCGCAATGACAGTGGTGGAAGTGCACACTCTGCTTTTGAGTCTCTTTTGCCCAACGGAGCACCGTCACAACTTATTCCTAA GCCAGGAAGCCTGAAAAGAGGGATGACCTCTGCGGCGGAGGATTCAATCATGAAGAGGTCTCGCACCTCCTCCATTAGTTCCGGGACTGCGCTCCACGCCTCAAGAGGAAGCTCGGGCACCAGGAGAAATGCTATCCAAAGTTCTTACAGCTCCTCTATGGGTCTCAGTCag GGTAGGAAAACATCAGCACCCAGCTCTGCTCTCTCTAGTCCTGGCTCATCTCGCTCCCAAACTCCAGAGGGAGTCTCCAAAAGACCCAG GGAGGAGGACACCCAATCTCCCAGCTCAGCATCTTCAGTGAAGTCAGATCACAACACATCTGACCGGATACACACTACTT CAAACCTGACTCCAATCCCCAAAGTCCCAGTCACCACCTCAACAAACTCTGCTGGTAGTGGTGGGAAGAGAAAACGGAAGATCCAGCTGGTATCCAGCCACCGGGATGATCAGATCACCCTG CCTCCGCCTCCCGAGTTGGGTTACACGGTCACTGCAAAAGATCTTGATGAAGAGAAAAAGGCTGCCATCAGTAAGATTCAGAAGGTCCTCGAGACCCCCG CTCCAGAACCAGAGAAGGCTGCAGCTCCCCCAGCAGCCACTTCCACTCAGCCGCCTTCCTCCACCAGTTCTACCACCACCACCCTGAGCAGCCTTCTTGCAGCTCCCTTGTCCACAATGTCCAGCACAAACATCCCAGTTATCAACCTGGATTCCAGTCCAGCCCCCAAAGTCAGCACAGCTCCTGCAATCTCCAACCCACTTCTGGAGGCTCTGAAGATGAAGACTATTACTCCTGCTAGCTCCATCTCTGCTGCCAGTACAATCACAG TGTCTGTGTCAGCGACACCTGTGCCAGCCGGCAGCTTAAACCTGAAAGGATCAAGTGCAGCCCCGCAGCTCGCCCCTACTTCCCAGTCCTCCCCTGGTGGGGTGGGGGGACCGTCTGCCTTCTCCCAGCTGCTGAGCCAGGTGTCCAAAGCTCCCACCAGCGCACCTGCACCAGTAGCAACCCTGTTTGGCCTGTCCAGCCAGGTCAGCTCCCCCTCATCGTCTTTGGCCTCTCCCCAAGTCACTGCTACTCTTACCCCggtcactgctgctgctgctgccgccccGGCTAGCAGCTCTGGGCCCGTCAGTAACACCAACCCACTGCTGGCATCGGGGTTCAAGCCCATCTTTCCCGCTACCACCACCAGCTCCCCGGCTACATCCTCTTCCGAAATCAAAGCTTCCATCCAAAATTTTAAGCCCATCTTTGGAGACGCCACAgccacagcagctgcagcttttGCACAACCCACATCCCTCACAACCGCATCTACAGCCTCTACAACTCCTGCGAGTAGTACACCGTCAATGTTTGGTGTATCGACAAGTAGCACCACAGCCGCCCCTCCTCCTTATCCCGGCTTTAACACCTCTGGTAGcctcgccgccgccgccgcaggTTCCATCACCACTGCTCAGCCTGCAGCTACGATGGCTGTAAAAACCCTCTTTGGAAACTGGTCCAAGCCATCTACGACGAGTAGCAGCGCGGCCTCAGTGCAACCTCTAAATACAGGGAGCACGTTTTCCTTCGGAGCTGCGACCACAGGGACCACagcagctgctcctgctgctcctgctgtcGCCACCACCGCCTCCACCCAGGGAGCCTTCACATTTGGGGCCACACAACCCAACCCCCAAGCTTCCACCCAGAAAGTATTTAGCTTTGGACAGACAGCTCCCACCCAGAATACAACCACCGCTTCATTCGGCGGCTTTGCCATGGCCACCACGGCTTCCACCGCTGCTGCCACCTCCGCCCCCCAGTCCACCTTCGCCTTTGGAAAGCCGGCTTTtgacgcagcagcagcagcagcagcaccacctTCTTTTG caccgcCACCTTCTTTTGGTTCTACAGCAGCACAACCAAAACCGTTCACCTTCGGGAACAGCGGTTCCTCGGCCCCAGCCTCCTCTAACCCGGCCCCAGCCCCGGCCCCGGCTCCCTTCACTTTTGGGGCAGCAGCCACGACCACAGCAACAACCTTTGGTACCCCGGCCAAACCCACATTCGGAGCTAGCTCTACTGGTTTTGCTTTCGGCGCCACCCAAGCTCCTTCGGCTCCACCCAGTTTTGGTGCAGCCACTCAGACTCAGAGCTCCTCGTCATCCACCTTCACGTTCGGTGGTGCTGCTCCTCAGCCGGCCCCCGCCGGCCCCGCACAGCCGGCTACCGGCGGGTTTAACTTTGCTCCCAGTATGCCGTGCCCCCAGTTTGGGACACCAGTTTCTAATCCTCCCGCACCGCAGATGGGAAGCTTCAACTTTGGGGCAGCAGCAACAGACAAACCCGCTTTTG GAACATCTACGCCATCATTTGGCCagagtgctgctgctgctcccattCCTTTTGGAAGTCCTGGAACGCCTGTCCAAGGATTCAACCCTCCCGTTCAACAGTTTG GGACTCCAGCAACTCCCTCCTTCTCCATCGGAGCCGGATCGAGACCGTCTGGAGCACGGCAGAGGCTTCAAGCACGAAGGCAACACAATAGAAAGAAGTAA